One genomic window of Magnolia sinica isolate HGM2019 chromosome 3, MsV1, whole genome shotgun sequence includes the following:
- the LOC131241100 gene encoding glucosidase 2 subunit beta isoform X4 → MICKLTGELSEAAMETGPNFFFLVSACFLVASSLTSALPTSPLLGVSPQVIACKDGSKSFSRDRLNDGFCDCADGTSACPDGRFYCRNVGSTPCTLFSSRVNDRICDCCDGSDEYDGGINCPNTCIKNGNVVKEKNEYNLTRTDLDSINIGGKKNGSNFEELIQKLKEFKILLMLEVVLVGCLMTFGLFRRRIRSRRRRYR, encoded by the exons ATGATATGCAAGCTCACCGGAGAACTCTCCGAGGCTGCAATGGAGACTGGCCCGAACTTCTTTTTCCTCGTTTCGGCCTGTTTTCTCGTCGCTTCCTCTTTGACGTCAGCGCTCCCAACTTCACCTCTACTCGGAGTCTCCCCTCAAG TCATCGCTTGCAAGGACGGCTCCAAATCCTTCTCAAGGGATCGTCTAAACGATGGATTCTGCGACTGTGCTGATG GAACTTCAGCCTGTCCGGATGGCAGATTTTATTGTAGAAATGTTGGAAGTACACCCTGTACACTGTTTTCTTCTCGTGTCAATGATCGGATTTGTG ACTGCTGTGATGGAAGTGATGAGTATGATGGTGGCATCAATTGcccaaacacatgcatcaagaatGGCAATGTTGTGAAGGAGAAGAACGAATATAACTTGACAAGAACAGATTTGGATAGCATCAATATAGGAGGAAAGAAGAATGGAAGCAACTTCGAAGAACTGATACAGAAGCTAAAAG AGTTCAAGATACTTTTGATGTTGGAAGTGGTTCTTGTTGGTTGTCTGATGACTTTTGGCCTTTTTCGCCGGCGCATCAGGTCCAGAAGAAGACGATATCGATGA
- the LOC131241100 gene encoding glucosidase 2 subunit beta isoform X2 translates to MICKLTGELSEAAMETGPNFFFLVSACFLVASSLTSALPTSPLLGVSPQDEKYFYSTAVIACKDGSKSFSRDRLNDGFCDCADGTSACPDGRFYCRNVGSTPCTLFSSRVNDRICDCCDGSDEYDGGINCPNTCIKNGNVVKEKNEYNLTRTDLDSINIGGKKNGSNFEELIQKLKEFKILLMLEVVLVGCLMTFGLFRRRIRSRRRRYR, encoded by the exons ATGATATGCAAGCTCACCGGAGAACTCTCCGAGGCTGCAATGGAGACTGGCCCGAACTTCTTTTTCCTCGTTTCGGCCTGTTTTCTCGTCGCTTCCTCTTTGACGTCAGCGCTCCCAACTTCACCTCTACTCGGAGTCTCCCCTCAAG ACGAGAAGTACTTTTACTCGACTGCAGTCATCGCTTGCAAGGACGGCTCCAAATCCTTCTCAAGGGATCGTCTAAACGATGGATTCTGCGACTGTGCTGATG GAACTTCAGCCTGTCCGGATGGCAGATTTTATTGTAGAAATGTTGGAAGTACACCCTGTACACTGTTTTCTTCTCGTGTCAATGATCGGATTTGTG ACTGCTGTGATGGAAGTGATGAGTATGATGGTGGCATCAATTGcccaaacacatgcatcaagaatGGCAATGTTGTGAAGGAGAAGAACGAATATAACTTGACAAGAACAGATTTGGATAGCATCAATATAGGAGGAAAGAAGAATGGAAGCAACTTCGAAGAACTGATACAGAAGCTAAAAG AGTTCAAGATACTTTTGATGTTGGAAGTGGTTCTTGTTGGTTGTCTGATGACTTTTGGCCTTTTTCGCCGGCGCATCAGGTCCAGAAGAAGACGATATCGATGA
- the LOC131241100 gene encoding glucosidase 2 subunit beta isoform X3, protein MICKLTGELSEAAMETGPNFFFLVSACFLVASSLTSALPTSPLLGVSPQVIACKDGSKSFSRDRLNDGFCDCADGTDEPGTSACPDGRFYCRNVGSTPCTLFSSRVNDRICDCCDGSDEYDGGINCPNTCIKNGNVVKEKNEYNLTRTDLDSINIGGKKNGSNFEELIQKLKEFKILLMLEVVLVGCLMTFGLFRRRIRSRRRRYR, encoded by the exons ATGATATGCAAGCTCACCGGAGAACTCTCCGAGGCTGCAATGGAGACTGGCCCGAACTTCTTTTTCCTCGTTTCGGCCTGTTTTCTCGTCGCTTCCTCTTTGACGTCAGCGCTCCCAACTTCACCTCTACTCGGAGTCTCCCCTCAAG TCATCGCTTGCAAGGACGGCTCCAAATCCTTCTCAAGGGATCGTCTAAACGATGGATTCTGCGACTGTGCTGATGGTACGGACGAGCCCG GAACTTCAGCCTGTCCGGATGGCAGATTTTATTGTAGAAATGTTGGAAGTACACCCTGTACACTGTTTTCTTCTCGTGTCAATGATCGGATTTGTG ACTGCTGTGATGGAAGTGATGAGTATGATGGTGGCATCAATTGcccaaacacatgcatcaagaatGGCAATGTTGTGAAGGAGAAGAACGAATATAACTTGACAAGAACAGATTTGGATAGCATCAATATAGGAGGAAAGAAGAATGGAAGCAACTTCGAAGAACTGATACAGAAGCTAAAAG AGTTCAAGATACTTTTGATGTTGGAAGTGGTTCTTGTTGGTTGTCTGATGACTTTTGGCCTTTTTCGCCGGCGCATCAGGTCCAGAAGAAGACGATATCGATGA
- the LOC131241100 gene encoding glucosidase 2 subunit beta isoform X1 → MICKLTGELSEAAMETGPNFFFLVSACFLVASSLTSALPTSPLLGVSPQDEKYFYSTAVIACKDGSKSFSRDRLNDGFCDCADGTDEPGTSACPDGRFYCRNVGSTPCTLFSSRVNDRICDCCDGSDEYDGGINCPNTCIKNGNVVKEKNEYNLTRTDLDSINIGGKKNGSNFEELIQKLKEFKILLMLEVVLVGCLMTFGLFRRRIRSRRRRYR, encoded by the exons ATGATATGCAAGCTCACCGGAGAACTCTCCGAGGCTGCAATGGAGACTGGCCCGAACTTCTTTTTCCTCGTTTCGGCCTGTTTTCTCGTCGCTTCCTCTTTGACGTCAGCGCTCCCAACTTCACCTCTACTCGGAGTCTCCCCTCAAG ACGAGAAGTACTTTTACTCGACTGCAGTCATCGCTTGCAAGGACGGCTCCAAATCCTTCTCAAGGGATCGTCTAAACGATGGATTCTGCGACTGTGCTGATGGTACGGACGAGCCCG GAACTTCAGCCTGTCCGGATGGCAGATTTTATTGTAGAAATGTTGGAAGTACACCCTGTACACTGTTTTCTTCTCGTGTCAATGATCGGATTTGTG ACTGCTGTGATGGAAGTGATGAGTATGATGGTGGCATCAATTGcccaaacacatgcatcaagaatGGCAATGTTGTGAAGGAGAAGAACGAATATAACTTGACAAGAACAGATTTGGATAGCATCAATATAGGAGGAAAGAAGAATGGAAGCAACTTCGAAGAACTGATACAGAAGCTAAAAG AGTTCAAGATACTTTTGATGTTGGAAGTGGTTCTTGTTGGTTGTCTGATGACTTTTGGCCTTTTTCGCCGGCGCATCAGGTCCAGAAGAAGACGATATCGATGA
- the LOC131241099 gene encoding ethylene-responsive transcription factor 1B-like has product MVIELEGCPAPDRILENVWASFIAEGAPNKCSSHQDETSKTATPSQTWEELPHLERRDRSLELLQRLPSLGRWVSMGTDHWEELLNGNIPPNIDEPSLNHHNSAGSTGLASEPKAVRVEKVVTRHYRGVRRRPWGKFAAEIRDSSRKGARVWLGTFNTAEQAALAYDKAALRMRGPRTYLNFPLEMVAAALGGNDRAQALNWTSTSSRASYTVEHDDGFSCPDLSYAKISDNPRKREVREWDSSYEITVDSPAWKRLAYFEEMFRNELDVVELEDLGSDCLDSLLSSL; this is encoded by the coding sequence ATGGTCATCGAATTGGAGGGCTGTCCTGCACCGGACAGAATTTTGGAGAATGTTTGGGCCAGCTTCATTGCCGAGGGTGCACCAAACAAGTGCAGCTCCCATCAAGATGAAACTAGCAAAACAGCCACACCATCCCAAACATGGGAGGAACTGCCGCATCTTGAAAGAAGAGACAGATCTTTGGAGCTTCTGCAGAGGCTTCCAAGCCTTGGAAGATGGGTATCTATGGGAACTGACCATTGGGAGGAACTGCTCAACGGAAACATACCGCCAAACATCGACGAGCCTTCCCTTAATCATCATAATTCAGCAGGCAGTACCGGTTTAGCTTCGGAACCAAAAGCTGTGAGAGTGGAAAAGGTGGTAACCCGGCACTACAGGGGTGTGAGGCGGCGGCCGTGGGGGAAGTTTGCAGCAGAGATAAGGGACTCGTCAAGGAAAGGAGCTCGAGTTTGGCTTGGGACCTTTAATACTGCAGAACAAGCTGCCTTGGCTTATGACAAAGCTGCTTTGAGAATGAGGGGGCCACGGACTTATCTAAATTTTCCTCTAGAGATGGTTGCCGCAGCTTTGGGAGGTAATGATAGGGCGCAAGCTTTGAACTGGACCTCGACATCTTCCCGGGCAAGTTACACAGTCGAACATGACGATGGGTTTTCTTGCCCGGATCTCAGCTACGCCAAGATATCTGATAATCCTCGGAAAAGAGAAGTGAGGGAGTGGGACAGTAGTTATGAAATTACAGTTGACTCACCCGCATGGAAGAGACTTGCATACTTCGAGGAGATGTTCAGGAATGAATTGGATGTTGTGGAGTTAGAAGATCTTGGAAGTGATTGCTTGGATAGTTTGTTGTCTTCCTTATGA